A single window of Salvia splendens isolate huo1 unplaced genomic scaffold, SspV2 ctg953, whole genome shotgun sequence DNA harbors:
- the LOC121791885 gene encoding CSC1-like protein At3g54510 yields MQITMIGLFGLKSKPAASICTVPLLVLTLLFNEYCKARFLPTFYQFSVKDARDRDDFDEKTDLMEPNIQNALEAYSPPCLRLLDLEDGESRSMQPLINATT; encoded by the exons ATGCAGATAACGATGATCGGTCTATTTGGACTCAAATCAAAGCCTGCAGCTTCTATTTGCACAGTACCTCTCTTGGTCCTCACTCTGCTCTTCAACGAATACTGCAAGGCCCGCTTCCTACCCACATTCTACCAGTTCTCAGTCAAG GATGCAAGGGACAGGGACGATTTTGATGAAAAAACGGACTTGATGGAACCCAACATACAAAATGCCCTCGAGGCATACAGCCCTCCCTGTTTGCGGCTACTGGATCTTGAAGATGGGGAATCGAGGTCGATGCAGCCACTAATAAATGCCACCACGTAA
- the LOC121791883 gene encoding annexin D4-like yields MRERHHHLPSNRNSLKKRTNLQRTMAASDELRSLTRAFTGLGVDEKALISTLGKWHPEQRQSFRKGSRDFFREDERQFERWDDRHILQLRHEFLRLKDAIVLCTMHPWERDSRLLKEALYKGPQYHVLVEIACTRSSDDLLGARKAYHSLFNHSVEEDVAFHLHTPHKKLLVALLSSYRYEGPKVNDEIAKIEAKAISEAIKAGGSSSPLENDDVIRILSTRNKVHLKAVYKHYKEITGNYLDQDCDDSHLILKETVQCLCAPETYFAKILEASLRYNVDELTKEAVSRVIVSRADEDMKQIREEFNRQFGVDLGKKIEDVANGNYRDFLLTLVARSD; encoded by the exons ATGCGAGAGCGCCATCACCATCTACCTTCAAATCGAAATTCCCTCAAAAAAAGAACAAATTTACAGAGAACAATGGCAGCTTCCGACGAGCTCCGATCTCTCACCAGAGCTTTCACAG GGCTTGGAGTGGACGAGAAGGCATTGATATCGACGCTGGGGAAATGGCACCCTGAGCAGAGGCAGAGTTTCAGAAAGGGAAGCCGCGACTTTTTTAGAGAGGATGAGCGCCAATTCGAGCGGTGGGACGATCGCCATATCCTGCAGCTTCGTCACGAGTTCCTACGTCTCAAG GATGCGATAGTGCTATGCACGATGCATCCATGGGAGAGAGATAGTCGATTATTGAAAGAGGCGTTGTACAAAGGGCCTCAATACCATGTGTTGGTGGAAATCGCGTGCACCAGATCCTCCGACGACTTGCTCGGAGCTCGAAAGGCCTATCActctctcttcaatcactctgttgaggaggatgtcgccttccaCCTCCACACTCCTCACAAAAAG CTTCTGGTTGCGCTTCTGAGCTCTTATCGATATGAAGGCCCAAAAGTGAACGACGAAATCGCAAAAATTGAGGCCAAGGCGATTTCAGAAGCGATCAAGGCAGGTGGTAGCAGCAGCCCCTTGGAAAACGACGACGTTATCAGGATTTTATCAACTAGGAACAAGGTCCACCTCAAGGCTGTGTACAAGCATTACAAGGAGATCACTGGCAATTACTTGGATCAGGATTGTGATGATTCCCACCTGATTCTGAAAGAAACGGTCCAGTGCTTATGCGCACCAGAAACCTACTTCGCAAAG ATTTTGGAGGCGTCGTTGAGGTACAATGTGGATGAGCTAACCAAAGAAGCGGTGAGCAGAGTGATCGTGAGCCGAGCTGATGAGGATATGAAGCAGATTAGAGAAGAATTTAATCGTCAATTCGGCGTTGATCTTGGCAAGAAGATTGAAGATGTGGCCAACGGAAACTATAGAGATTTCTTGCTCACTTTGGTTGCGAGATCGGATTGA